In Hahella sp. KA22, one genomic interval encodes:
- a CDS encoding late competence development ComFB family protein, whose translation MSILDNVYNYYEKLVLEELAKQMEGREPDEDFLTDAVCVALNHLPARYFRHGVDMAFYLSSDEFLKMQEEVVGAVAKAVTYVKEGHRD comes from the coding sequence ATGTCTATTCTCGACAATGTTTATAACTATTATGAAAAATTAGTGTTGGAGGAGCTGGCCAAGCAGATGGAAGGGCGGGAACCTGATGAGGATTTTCTGACCGACGCTGTGTGTGTTGCGTTAAACCACTTACCCGCCCGTTATTTTAGGCACGGTGTGGATATGGCGTTCTACCTCTCTTCAGATGAGTTCTTGAAGATGCAGGAGGAAGTCGTTGGCGCTGTCGCCAAAGCGGTCACGTACGTAAAAGAGGGACATCGAGATTAA
- a CDS encoding acetyl-CoA C-acetyltransferase, with amino-acid sequence MNTDAFIYDSVRTPRGRGKKDGSLYEAKPVNLLAGILSALQQRNQLDTQQVDDIVMGCVTPVGDQGADIAKTAALVAGWSNEAAGVTLSRFCASGLEAVNLAAMKVRSGWEDLVVAGGVESMSRVPMGSDGGAWALDPATNLRTHFIPQGVSADLIATIEGFSRAQVDEFAVNSQRKASEARSQRLFKQSIVPVMDQNGLILLEEDELIRPETSLEDLSQLKPSFQMMGEMGFDFVPKEKYPFVERINHVHTPGNSSGIVDGAAALLIGSKQKGDQLGLKPRARIVATAVTGSDPTIMLTGPAPATRKALQKAGLSVSDIDLFEVNEAFAAVVLKFQREMGVPDDKVNVNGGAIAMGHPLGATGAMILGSLLDELERSQLRYGLATLCVGGGMGIATIIERL; translated from the coding sequence ATGAACACAGACGCTTTCATCTATGACAGTGTTCGCACGCCACGTGGTCGGGGCAAAAAAGACGGTTCCCTTTACGAAGCAAAACCCGTCAACCTGCTCGCGGGGATATTGAGCGCCCTGCAGCAACGCAACCAGCTCGACACTCAACAAGTGGACGATATTGTAATGGGATGCGTCACACCCGTCGGCGATCAAGGAGCGGACATCGCCAAAACCGCCGCCCTTGTCGCCGGCTGGAGCAATGAGGCGGCAGGCGTCACGTTGAGCCGCTTTTGTGCGTCAGGCCTGGAGGCGGTCAACCTTGCTGCAATGAAGGTCCGCTCAGGATGGGAGGATCTGGTGGTTGCCGGCGGTGTTGAATCCATGTCCCGGGTTCCTATGGGCAGCGATGGCGGCGCCTGGGCGCTGGACCCGGCGACCAATCTACGCACCCACTTTATTCCACAAGGCGTCAGCGCTGACTTGATCGCGACGATAGAAGGTTTTTCCCGCGCGCAAGTGGATGAGTTTGCAGTGAACTCTCAACGCAAAGCCTCAGAGGCGAGAAGTCAACGGCTATTCAAGCAGTCCATTGTCCCGGTGATGGATCAGAATGGCCTTATCCTTCTGGAAGAAGACGAACTGATTCGCCCGGAAACCTCACTGGAGGACCTGTCGCAATTAAAGCCGTCTTTCCAGATGATGGGAGAGATGGGGTTCGACTTTGTGCCAAAAGAGAAATATCCCTTCGTTGAGCGCATCAACCATGTGCATACCCCCGGTAACTCCTCCGGCATTGTTGACGGCGCAGCGGCGCTATTGATCGGCTCAAAGCAAAAAGGCGATCAACTGGGCCTGAAGCCCCGCGCTCGCATCGTAGCTACAGCGGTTACTGGCTCAGACCCCACAATAATGCTGACCGGACCCGCCCCCGCAACCCGTAAAGCGCTGCAAAAAGCCGGATTGTCGGTATCTGATATAGATCTGTTTGAAGTGAATGAGGCCTTCGCCGCGGTTGTCCTTAAGTTTCAGAGAGAAATGGGCGTCCCTGACGACAAGGTCAATGTGAACGGTGGAGCTATCGCCATGGGGCACCCTCTCGGCGCGACAGGCGCCATGATACTTGGTTCTTTGCTGGACGAATTGGAGCGTAGTCAACTGCGATATGGTCTGGCTACGCTCTGCGTAGGCGGCGGCATGGGCATCGCCACCATCATCGAAAGACTCTGA
- a CDS encoding 3-hydroxyacyl-CoA dehydrogenase NAD-binding domain-containing protein: protein MTAIRYEKDQENIVLLTMDMPGQSANTMNAEFREAFRETLQRLQQDKDHIAGVIITSAKKTFFAGGDLRELIQVNKEHAQAFLDMLTSSITQPLRQLELLGRPVVAAINGTALGGGWELALACHARIALADERIELGLPEVTLGLLPGGGGVVRLPRYLGLEKALPLLLEGKKLSPQKALSMGLLHELAESPEELINAARAWIKANPSPQQPWDAKGYKIPGGSPSNPKVAQMLAIAPAILKAKTKGCYPAPEAIMSAAVEGAQVDFDTAQKIESRYFTYLTTSQVAKNMIGTFWFQLNDLKAGQSRPKDIPAHKMSKVGVLGAGMMGSGIAYSCAQKGLQVVLKDVEQASAEKGKAYSDKILAKKVSQGRMTEAQKQEVLDRITPTTNVSMMEGCDLIIEAVFENSELKAKVTQESEPMLRPEGIFASNTSTIPITQLAQASRDSEKFIGLHFFSPVDKMQLVEIIVGESTSQETLAKAFDFVMQIGKIPIVVNDSRGFFTSRVFGTFVNEGVAMLAEGVHPAAIENAAQLAGMPVGPLALSDEVSLTLMTHIRDQSRKDVEASGGKWSPHPAEQVIDAMVSEFERKGKAAGAGFYEYPQQGAKHLWPQLVEKYTDMTITQNTELQEIKDRLLFIQSLETMRCLEENVLRSVKDANIGSIFGLGFAPWTGGAIQYANQYGLRQFVERANYLRNRHGERFAPPAFLVSLAEKGAIFE, encoded by the coding sequence ATGACCGCCATACGCTACGAAAAAGACCAAGAGAACATCGTCCTTCTGACCATGGACATGCCCGGCCAAAGCGCCAATACAATGAACGCAGAGTTTCGCGAAGCTTTTCGCGAAACTCTGCAACGTCTGCAACAAGACAAAGACCATATAGCAGGCGTCATTATTACTTCCGCCAAGAAGACCTTCTTCGCCGGCGGCGACCTGAGAGAGCTGATCCAAGTAAATAAAGAACATGCCCAGGCGTTTCTGGACATGCTGACAAGCAGCATCACCCAACCCCTCCGCCAACTTGAGCTGTTGGGACGGCCAGTCGTCGCAGCGATTAATGGAACCGCCCTGGGCGGAGGCTGGGAGCTTGCGTTAGCCTGCCACGCTCGTATCGCTCTGGCGGACGAACGCATCGAGCTAGGTTTGCCGGAAGTAACCTTAGGGTTATTGCCTGGCGGTGGCGGGGTTGTCCGTCTCCCTAGATATCTGGGTCTGGAAAAAGCGCTTCCTCTTTTACTGGAAGGGAAAAAACTGTCCCCACAAAAAGCCTTATCGATGGGACTGCTGCATGAATTAGCCGAAAGCCCAGAGGAGCTTATTAACGCCGCACGAGCCTGGATAAAAGCCAACCCATCCCCCCAGCAACCTTGGGACGCAAAGGGTTATAAAATCCCCGGAGGCTCGCCCAGCAACCCCAAGGTGGCGCAGATGCTGGCGATTGCTCCCGCCATACTGAAAGCCAAGACCAAGGGTTGCTACCCCGCCCCGGAGGCCATCATGTCCGCCGCCGTAGAAGGCGCGCAGGTAGACTTCGACACCGCCCAGAAAATAGAGTCGCGCTACTTTACCTACCTCACCACCAGCCAGGTAGCGAAAAATATGATTGGAACTTTCTGGTTCCAGCTAAATGATTTAAAGGCGGGACAAAGTCGTCCGAAAGACATTCCAGCACACAAAATGAGCAAAGTCGGCGTACTGGGCGCCGGCATGATGGGCTCGGGCATCGCCTATTCCTGCGCGCAAAAAGGGCTGCAAGTCGTGCTCAAAGATGTAGAGCAAGCCTCTGCGGAAAAAGGCAAAGCCTATTCCGATAAAATTCTTGCCAAAAAGGTCAGCCAGGGACGCATGACAGAAGCCCAAAAGCAAGAAGTGCTCGACCGCATTACGCCCACCACAAACGTCAGCATGATGGAGGGTTGCGACCTCATTATTGAAGCGGTATTCGAAAACAGCGAATTGAAGGCCAAGGTGACTCAGGAAAGCGAGCCAATGTTGCGCCCAGAGGGCATCTTCGCCTCCAACACCTCAACTATTCCCATCACACAGCTCGCTCAAGCTTCCAGAGACTCAGAGAAGTTTATCGGGCTGCACTTCTTCTCCCCTGTGGATAAGATGCAGTTAGTGGAAATCATTGTAGGTGAGTCCACTTCACAAGAAACCCTGGCCAAGGCCTTCGACTTTGTTATGCAGATCGGCAAGATTCCTATCGTTGTGAACGACAGTCGGGGCTTCTTCACATCACGCGTCTTCGGCACTTTCGTCAATGAAGGCGTCGCAATGCTGGCGGAAGGCGTGCATCCCGCCGCCATCGAAAACGCCGCACAGCTTGCAGGAATGCCGGTCGGTCCGCTTGCTCTGTCAGACGAAGTCAGTCTGACCCTGATGACTCATATCAGAGATCAATCCCGCAAGGATGTTGAGGCGAGTGGAGGCAAATGGTCCCCGCACCCCGCAGAGCAAGTAATTGACGCGATGGTGAGTGAGTTTGAGCGTAAAGGTAAAGCCGCCGGGGCAGGCTTTTATGAGTATCCCCAACAGGGCGCAAAACACCTGTGGCCGCAGCTCGTTGAAAAATACACTGACATGACGATAACTCAAAACACTGAACTGCAGGAGATAAAAGACCGCTTGCTGTTTATTCAGTCGCTGGAAACCATGCGCTGTCTGGAGGAAAACGTTTTACGCTCGGTCAAGGACGCCAACATTGGCAGCATCTTCGGCTTAGGCTTCGCACCCTGGACGGGAGGCGCCATCCAATACGCCAACCAATACGGCTTACGCCAGTTTGTCGAACGCGCCAATTATCTTCGCAATCGCCATGGAGAACGCTTCGCGCCTCCCGCATTCCTGGTATCACTAGCAGAGAAAGGCGCTATTTTCGAATAG